A window of Poecilia reticulata strain Guanapo linkage group LG23, Guppy_female_1.0+MT, whole genome shotgun sequence genomic DNA:
GGTCCAATTAGGAGCAGAATAATCCATGAAAACCATGAAGTCTCTTATCTCGGAGGAACCTCTTGCATATACTCGACGCTTATATTTCAGGAGGactttctaaatgttttcaatgttATTGTGTAGTTGATAGCACTATTATGAAAAAGCTACTTGTCATTCCATAGGAGTCTCTGAGGACTGCTTTGTGTATCACTGTGACTGCCGTGTGTGCTTAGAGATGTAGATTTATCAGTAGGTAGCAAGTTCGTTCTGTAGTGATGTCGTAGCGTTTAACGCCATCCCCCCTCCCCTTCTACACGCAACCAGAGAGACAGAGTGAGCGCGCCTCACGCCGCGTGTTTTTATCCGAGCGGGTCGCTTTCACACAGCATTTTGTTGAGCACTGTGCAATACTTGTATGTTCATCCCATAGTGTAAAAATCAGCGAGGATGGCGTTTGTCCTTCCCGGCGAGGCGGTACGGACCGTAGATCCAGCCAGTTCACCTCCTTTTAGGGTTttcctccctcttttcttttctttttttttttcttcgcaGGTTCGTTTTTCTCCTCTTGCACACAATTCCAGCATCAGACGCTTCAGGGAGTCTCAGTTCAAAACCAAACGATAAATATCCCTAAAAAGGCCATGTATATATCCACATCATGTCAGAAGTAGGTAAAACGGGAGATAAATATGTTTAGCAACTAGTatcattcaacattttaaatctcaTCATTATTCATTTTCTGCCTTATTGAGTCAAAAtcccttttttatatttgagaAGAAACTCTGAATGTACAGTACAAACTGTGTTGGTGTAGATTTCTTTAATCGTGAGATTATTAGATGTACTTTGCACTTTTTGTTgtaacaaaaaagtaaacatagtaacttaaatgatttttaaactcTACATTCATAACCTGTGTGAGGTGAAAGCTCTCCCCGTCTATAAACTTCCACACAGCTTCAACTATGATGAGGGCTAAAAGTGTCACAATTCAATAGaaccaaaataatttacatttgttaTGAATAGattcaagaaattattttttttaatttaaatgcatgAGTAAATACACAATGAAATCACTGAGTATTACTTTATATTCTGTGCTCTAATCAGCTCTGAAATGAAGGCTTAAACTGCACTACAACTCTTATCCAATCACATCGCGTATAGCTGcattagccccgcccaccaatttgaagaaaattagtCATGTGCAGCAAGTCCAGAgctatgaaaaattaaaatagatcTTTAACTTAAGATTTATTAAGTTAAATCTTAACAATGATTAAATGTTGTGTATTAATTTACTTAttgaaacatttgaataattttaaaggatgtattttctattttattttaattatcacACACATTAATGTGTAGCTATTCTTGACCAAGTTGGAAACTGCAACAGATACATAAatatattgtgtatattttatgataaaattattttttttaaaaaaacatttgtgtcagtttgttaaaatacataattaaatttgtaaatgttgaaatcataaataaatttccaattattttctcttgaaattatgtatttagtttttaattatttgatattttctgggtccattatgaaataatttaattaaaatttcatgTAATTCAtaagattaaagaaaatcattaaatgtttcatcacaaaacaattaaatgtgaattttgatttgtttttccaaacattttttttattttcaaattgaataaattgcatataaaaaagtacttttatttctttacttgtgcttctaattttatttcaattatcacaaaacaatgaacaaatTAATATTGAATTGTCTCACTTTTGGCCGTCAACACATCTCCTCTCTTGGACTTcagagaatttttttatttgacatttttcacacgTTAGATCCATTATACCAACAACAgcttcagatttaaaaataaaatctgtaaaaggaTTAAAGTCCGAGGCCTCGGCGAATCCAGGCCATGCTGAAGAAAATATCCGATCAAACAGAGACGCATCAGGGAATTCAGTAACGAAGGGCAGCGTTGCAGAACCCATCAGATCAtgaggtggggaaaaaaaactcactaaACAAAAAGCCATTATTACCTGCACTGCAGCGCCACGCCCTGCCCCCCGCCCCCGTAATACGGTTTCCTACCAAAGCGTGCAAGTATAatcaacacaataaaaaaaaatctcccctGGAAAAAGCTGATCAAGCTCTCTGTGTGACAAGATTCTCTCCAGTGACGAAGCCACACTGACCTTTCAGAAGCAAAGCTGTGTAAAGTATTAGAATCTGATGCTGTAGAAAGATCCTAGTTGCCTTTGTGTATATCAACTGCCTGCTTGAGTATTTTGTGTGTGGAAGTTTTCTCTGTAATCTCGTAGAACTGTTTGGGGTGTTTTTTCCTGCCATATCGCTCGCAGCCAGAGCGGGCCGCTGACGGTTATATTTGCTGTGTATACCTTCATTTTCTGATGAGGTGTTTTACAGTTTCGTTTCACTTTGTGTAGTGATTCACTCTGTGGAGTTTTCTGACTGTTGTTATATAACTTCATATACACAAatgatcaataaaaatgttttatttcctgttgatACGTCTCATGTcgtgtttttattgcagtgcTACTCAACTGGAAAGCAAAAATCCTTTTTCTTGATGTTTTATGTATGGTGTATGAAGTATCgccttgcagcaggaaggtccAGGGTTCGAATCTTGCATGGAATTTGCTTGTCCTCTCTGTGTATGAATCAGTTCTTTCCCAGTTTCTTTTTCCAATGGCCGCTGAAGATAGCCACTGACCCCCCAGTGACCCCACAAGAACAAGCAAGAATCCAGCAAATCCCAGGCAGTGTGTTAAAAAGACCAACACTGCCATCTGCTGGGAACAAACAAATCCAACCACCTCCATGAAAAAAAGGATGACATctcttcacaaacaaaaacctgaaaaatgttGCCTCTTTGCTCTGATTAtcccaaataaaatctggtgCCACCAGAAGGCTTCAGGAGTCATCTAGTGGCCAAATGAGGTCTCTCACCTCTAAACagtgaaaatgggaaaataaagcaaaacctaAATGGCCATCCACCTCAACTCtgttaaaaaaagcattaactCTGGAGGActtgcagagatccacagctcaggtgaaaTTCCCCTAGTAAAACAGCATTATATTCACCAAACTCTGGCCGGTGAGGATTCTTTTCTTCAGGAGAAACGAAGAAGCTGGTGAAAGAAGTTGAGGGAAAGATGGAAGCGGCTAAATAAGAAAACTGATATGGAGTCTGCATGAGAAGATCAAACACAAATTTATTGAGGCTTTTGCAGAAggacaacaaaaactgaatctgtGTACCAGTTGATCTGGTCTGACTTTGTGACCACAAGTTGCTAATCCTGCTACAGAACTGGTACAATCCAGTTCTGTGATTAGGCGTTCTTACTAAGCAGTCAACTAGAGGAGGAACGGCACCGAGCCATGGGGATGAAAGGAATAGAGGAAGGACAAACATCTTGTCATGGtgcataaactaaaatatttattacttgAGTCTGGTCAGAGGTTCACTTTCTTCCAGGATTATGACTGAacatacaaagaaaatattgtttcagaaaggcctagttaaagtccaggcCTAACTTTAATAAGAGTTGACAAGTCTGAAGCATTGATGTTCAAGTAGAATCACAGCacactttaaaaagaatttatatgaaacattttaaaaacggTGCATTAGGACTACATAAAGTTGGTTTTCATAAAACCGAAATAAAATGTACTGATTTGGTATGatgtgatcaaataaaaaaagtgtttgcagaGCTAACTTttcaattaactcaaatgtaGACCGACTTTTGCTATGAAGTAGCTTACAGAAAGTCACATTTGTAAATTTGCCTGTgggtttttattcatgttttgcATAATTTGCACAGAATACTGTGCTAATCTTCATCAAATGAAagataagaaaaacagaaaccattAGAACTCGCATATGTCATGCTTGCTGCAGTTTGTTCTGACtgcaaagtttaaaatgacaagTGAAGCAGTTTGTCTGCACAATGTTTTAGTACTAGaccaaaatgtgacatttgttcTACCAGGTGGTGGTTTGACGCATAAAGTAAGATAAATGATGCGTCACAGCTGCAGAAGGAAATGGTTGATATGTGTCACTTATCTAGCAGCGATTGTGAAGCATGTCAGCTAAAATGAGGAGAACCGTGTTCTACatgaacagaaatataaatttCTGTTCATGCACTCTCTGCACACTGTGGAGAGTGCATCTCCACAGCGTGCAGTTTTTATGTtgctaaaaattaaatgtgaaatatgcttagtttttacttaaagtctggaaaAAAGCAGCAAGACATAACCAAACGTCTTTATGTTTATATatgattggatgtttttttttttcttggttttattttgaaatccatGTCTGTTACAAGCTTCATGAACACTGTTAAGCTTTCTGCAACTAACCATTGATTAAGCGAATGTTGTCAGAATAAGATGCCTTTCTGTCCAGTTGAAGCTATTTTGACTTTCAGAATAACTAAAGAAGCGTTTTAATATTCATCTACTTATAAACAAAACTTTGGAATTAtgtataaaaatcaataaacttgaATATattcaaaaaagttatttttaataattagcCTTACTTTGTTCATTCACCCATGTTTACATATGatgtatttgaaaataaaaactaatatataTTGAATTGGCTTACAATTAGGCTATCAAAATATCTCCTTGATTTATTAAGTATTTCAGTTTTgtaagaaactgaattttggggTTTCAGAATCAGATGCTaacagaaaaggttttaaatatacCACTCTGAAGTGAATCTTTATTATATACCTTGAAGTTGTTTTCACTGtttagctaaattatttaaattaatattcttTTAATTCTAGTTTAAATTACTGATGTACACTTTGAGTTTAGCTTAGCGAAGTGAcgtttatataaaaaatgctttaattttgaaaagctGTACCCGGATGTGGTTTCACGTTCAAACACAGTAACCACCTAAACTTCCGTTACAGTTCAGACAGTTGCGGCAGTACACTCCTCCCGAGCTGCGCTCTCAACAAACAAGCAAGCGTCTAGTTGTCTGAACGGACTGAACATGTTGTCTTACATCATCGGGGTgagttttgttctcttttgcAACATTATTTAACTCGTTTAACTTTAGCTAACTTCTCAGAGCTAGCATTAGCCAACACGCAATTTTCCCCACATGAAGTCCAGTCGGCCTCCCCGCAGGAATTTGCGTGACTCATTTCTCCTGTTGAGGGGGAGATTAAACTAAGATGACTTTTAGCAGTGACAACGCCCCGCAGGGCTCCTGCACAGCCTGTAGCTAATGCTAGCCGGTGGTCTGCTGTCTGACCTTCATCTCACAGCTGATCCGAGGCGGCTTTGACAGCATCATCAACCTCATCTTCAGGCTGCTGTTCTCCAAGAAGAGACCTGCCATCACCTTGGAGGACCCCAGCATCAAATATGCGTTCAGGTTAATCGACAAACAGGTAAGAAAGAGGCTGTTTAGCAAAGTCTGCTAATGTCTGCAAACTCTGCTGGTGCGTTCACGTGACAGCTGAGGTGTTTGAGTTGATTgagttttgtatgttttagatTGTGAGTCATGACACCAGGAAGTTACGCTTTGCCCTACCTTCTCCTGAACACGTCCTCGGGCTGCCAATTGGTCAGTATGAgctaaaacacacaatttaGGCTAAAAGACTATGTATTAGACTATTAGAAAGTAGTAATTGtggaaagaaaatcacacacatTATTCGCTTCTTATTACTTTATTTCCACCACAAAGGCACGATTTTGTGCAAAACTAGTAGATTTCAATGGGTGGGGTCATTGATCTGCAACAAGAGTTGCTGTAGGCCTCTTGGCTCTGCTATTATAGATAACCATATCATCATAATATTGCAGTTGTGCCAAATAGTTGCAAAATATATTGTCAATATTGTGTGTGTGATGCTGATGTGTGCAGTAGGGGTGGTCGATATGGATTTAAATTTGTAGCACTATATTTTTCCATGCTATTGTGAcgataaaaataacaataagagctgtttattttttcatgattgTGACTGTGTGTCTCAGCAATTATACTAACACAAATACTGCTGGTAATGTGCTTACAAATAGAAATGCAATcacataaagaaatgtgattgCACCACTAAACTGCACGTGGTATTTATTGACGTTTTCATTGACCAAACtggacaaaaagtaaaactatcaACCCTGACAATAGGGACTATTTTGTGGTGTTTAAACaccattaattggaatttattttcataatatatTCCAATTAATAACAAATTTACTCACGCTAGTGGGCATTTATCTAGTATTAATACTAGATAAGGGCTGTTTGGGTTAGATTCCAGTGCAACACTCTGTTGGATGGAGTCTCACCAGAGTAAAGTGCTAAAGGTCAGAGTTTTGGAATCTCCTTCGTTGATATTTATAATGTTCTccagcaaacagaaaagctgTATTTATGCTGAGAAAAACACCCAGGTGGACTTTTCTCTGATAAGGCATCTTTTAGAGGAAATGAAGTGGAACTTAATACACATTTTACAGATTCTCaattgtaaaacttaaaaaccatttatcattttcccTCTGTTGCataaattttattcatataagattgtaaaagttcaaaggttTCTAACTTTTTCACGTTTTAGTGGCTTTTCTCAGAGTTgcaaaagctaaataaaaccGAAATCCATCTCTGCTCTTGTCTTCAGGGCAGCACATCTATCTGTCGGCGAAAATAAACGGGCAGCTCGTCGTCCGCCCGTACACTCCCGTCTCCAGCGATGATGACAAAGGCTTTGTGGACCTGGTGGTGAAGGTGAGGTCCAGAAGCAAGTCGCTTCTCTGCCTATCTGATGCATTTTAtggatttaaatgtcttttatctgcttttctttaacagatttatttcaaaaatgttcatccTAAATTCCCAGAAGGTGGGAAGATGAGTCAGTATTTGGAGAGCCTCAAGCTCGGCGACACAATTGACTTCAGAGGACCCAGCGGTCTTCTCACCTACAAAGGCAAAGGTGAGAGCTTAATTTTCacctatataaaaaataaaaaagagtttgggtttattttttttttttataataaactaGTCAGATGGTCTAAAATGTACAGAATGTTTGAAAGCTGTTGTACAAATCTTGAAAATTAAACTCGTAGACACCatgtttattaagaaaaaaagcctTTGCATGCTGAATTAGCCTGATTGCTAACAGCTGCTCGTCTTTGGTGTCTGAGAACTGAGCCTGCTGCCGTTTCTGCAGGTGCTTTTGCCATTCAGGCGGATAAGAAGTCTCCAGCTGTGACCAAGACGGCCAAACAAGTGGGCATGATCGCTGGAGGAACAGGTGAGCTAGAAAAACTCACATCTGCTTCAGAGATGGTATCATGCTGCAACTACTGCTAATTTCAGCTACTGTTTCCTTTCTGTCGTATCAAACCAGTCAGCTAATTCTGTGATGTTATATCTCTGTAACCACCTGAGATTATTGATTATGTGAAAATCCCAGCAAATGGGAAGTTTAGATCGACATGTCTGGTTTGTTCCAGTTTCAgttaaatctttgaaaagccACAAACATAACTCGACTGTAAAAAAGGAGATTCCTGGAGAACTATGACCTGAAAACTTGAAATACAAAACATGACACATTATTTCATAACTAGGCTAAAGAGcaaaacttttgctttttaactttcataataaaataataaaaactgggATCTAACTGGACAATACAGGCCAGATTTGAGAGCCTATTTTCCTCCAAGTATAGAAATAATCTCTTGACTTCATATAACAATgctaaaatgtactttttaaacaaactttgattattttccactgttaaactggaaaaaaaatttgcacTTAATTTATGATGCATAATtacctttaaactttcacatGCAACAAATCTGAGgttcaaaacaaaagtaatttacaTGCAGTTGATCATGGTTCTTAATGTGCGACTGTCTTTCAGAGgctttttattcagttaatttAATGCCCAACAGATTTTCAACAATCATTTGCTTGTGGAGCTGATTTGATGCTGCTGAGTTGAGATTTTGTCATGAGGAACTTTCATGTGTGATTCTCACGAGTTCTGATTAATCTGATCAGCTGACTCTTTCAAACAAACGGCTCCATTATTTAgtcacaaatgtttattttaactgaaaaactgtGTAGTTATTTATAACACCAGACGCTTTCTTGCTCTTTCTGCAGGAATCACCCCCATGCTGCAGCTCATCACTGCCATCATGAAGGATCCTCAGGACCAAACAGTGTGTCATCTGCTGTTCGCCAACCAGGTGAGGTCCACAATGATCAATAATGTTCTGCACGTCTGAAGCTGTATAACAACCCAACTCATGTGTCCGCAGAGTGAGAAGGACATCCTGCTGAGAGACGAACTGGACGAGATTCAAGCCAACCATCCAGACCGATTCAAGCTGTGGTACACAGTGGACAGAGCGCCTGAAAGTAAGTCCTGGAAGAGTTTTTACCTGCACTTCAAATGTCAACCAACCATTTAAGTGCTAAGATTTAATCATGTTAAAGTGAGATGCAAACTCTATTTTTAGCTAGTGTGTAAACGCATCATGATGTGATTCACTTTTAGTTGAGCAAGTCACAAGCAAATGACTAAATACATAGCCTTGAGAAACTCCAAAATCTAGttaaattttcagtttaaacaaACTTAATGCAGGATTACATAATTAATGTACAGTGTTGCACATCAATCTGCTCGGAccattttgcataaattaagcTAGTGGAAATCAATGAAGAAATGTATAGTTTGTTAAAATTAGTTGTTGCTAAGTGCAAATCTTGCATGAACGGTGTGTTAAGCTTTTTTACTTCATGGTTTGTAAACTTACCAGATTTTgaccagtttaaaaaataagagtTGAGGTTCACGTGGGAAAAGTGGCACCCTCTAGTGGACAAATGACGTTAAAGATTAAGTCAGAGGtatatttatttacagctgCACTGTCAGTTCCCTGCATTTGTAGTGTGAATCCTCACTTTGTTAATATTCAGCTTCAAATGTTGACTTGACATTGTTGCAGTTCCAtgttttcaccagcagatgtcactaccAAAACAGCTGTCTTACATTCCAACTTTTCTGTGCTCAGACTGGGAGTACAGCCAGGGCTTCATCAATGAAGACATGGTGAGGGAGCGTCTGCCCCCTCCTGGTGATGACACGCTCATCCTGATGTGTGGACCTCCACCCATGATCCAGTTCGCCTGCAACCCCAACTTGGACAAAGTGGGCCACTCCCACAACCGCAGGTTCACCTTCTAGACGTCCGTCCGTCCgtttggaggaaaaaagaggTTTGGATGTTTAAGGGCTTTGTTATTGTCTCTGCCCTGAAGGCACTAAAGCAGAGGGATTTTGCACAGTATAAATATACAGCGATATTATTGATGCAAAGCAATCGCAGCTTAGGACCAAACTACAGGGGAAGAGTTGGATAAGCCAGGAAGTTGGGAATCATGTTGAGATGGGATTTTTAGTTTGGTGCTGTGGCTTTATGGCTGTTCATCCAGTGCcttaaaaacctgcagaagtCTTTGTGTTTAAGGTCATCACTCTTGAATGCCACCAAGTTGAACATGTCagttttttgctaaatgttacCCAAATTGTAAATCTGGTTGCTTGTATTTAACATGGAGCATAAAAAGCTGTTGCTACTTCAGAAATGTCTGGGGCTGTTTTTGGACAGAAACgagaatttaaacatttatttcttcacttttattaccaaaacaattcaaattcaaagattTGGTTTCTTAAAAAGATTCTTTGGTTACAAGTCGCTCACTTAATGACTTCCTGCTTCACAGTTTTTGGCTTAAAGGGACAGtacaggattttaaaaatgaaagtatgTTAAACTTTAAGCAGGTGCCTTTCAGccattttaacacttttaagtACAGTCTTAAAAGTACTTCAAGGCATCCAACTGGTTAGAGCTTAACAGAagctcacttaaaaaaaagtcgGTACTATCCCTTTAACTTCAATGTAGCTTACAGTggcacaaatatttaatttttctttggagTAGCTATGAGCAGTCATAATTCACTCTGAAATTACAATGATTATTTCTAAGGTGAATGTTTTTCCTGATTCTCCAAATTCCACTTTATATTGCAGATAAGATATTGACTGCTCAGAACTACtccacaggaagctgctgacCCTACATTATTTATTGCAACAAATCAACCTCCTACTGCAAACAAAGTAACTATTTTCAGTTCATGCATATGGTGAGAAACCTCAATAAATACAGTATGGAGACTAAATACTTTGGTGAGATGTAACCTGCTTCTCAGGAGGAGTTGAGAGCTTCTGTTTTATCCTCAGAGGGACAAAATGAGATCACCTGGAACAGCTCGTCCTCCTTCAGCAtgctctgaaacacaaacaggaagtaacatttcacattttcagtaaatataaaaaccttGTACTGGAAcaagggtgtccaaagtcagtcctctagggctggcatcctgcatgttttaattatctccctggttttacacacttgcatcaaatgatggctcatttgAAGGCCTAAGCAGACACCCACTGTCTGAGGAGGTTGTTAgaaccactagggagagaactgaaacatgcaggatgccggcccccAAGGACCggctttggacacccctgcactAGAAGATCAGCTGGGCCTCGTACAGTCAGGTTGTTGATTCCCTCTGAAAACGCTCCAATCTCTCTGACGGTTCCTTCAGAATCCTCCATCTGTGTGGAAAAGGAGACACAGCTCAGATTTCACTTAGTAAACCTAATCTAGAATGACATGCAGTGGAAACGGCTCTCTACCTGCTCCAAGTGGTCCAGAGTTTCTTCATAGATGTGGACGTTTCTGtggaagctgctgctcttcGGCATCTCCACATTCATAGGACAGATGTAATCCTCTCCGTCGTCGTGACGTTTCCTCCTCAGGGAGCCAAAACCACCAAAAGATGAACGTCTtggctgaaacaaacagaagttcTGTAAGTGTAATTTTCCAAAAAGATTAAATCACAGAAGCAGATTTGGAGAGTGATTAACTACCTTAACCTTAGCGGTTGCTGTGAGGACGCTGTAATCTGGGTTTTCCAGACATTCCTGTTTGAGGCTCTGCGCCTCCGAGCCGACCAGCAGGTGGAAGTGTGTGGCCAGGTGGCGCCTCAGCAGGGTTTTACTGGGAGGAATGTTGAGCAGGAGGGCGAGCGCTTCCACGTTGAATCGAGGCTCCAACACCTTCAAGATACACGAGGCAGTTAGTCAATTCGATTCTGGAGGTTCCCGACTAAAAACGCTCATCAGGTTTTTACCATCAGTCCTCCATGAACTCCGCTCCCTCTAAGGTTGGGCGCATATTCTGCCAGATCCACAGAGCGCAGCCACTCCATCACTCTGTGGTTGGTCCACCGAGAGATCTCAGCCGGCGTGATGTTGCTCTGCACAAACAAAACGAAATATTAGAAAGCATCAGCTGTGAATCAGAGCAGAAATGTCAGGCTTCGTATTACCTCATCAGAAGGACGGCGCCTCAGACAGTTGGGTTCGTAGGAGTTCAGACGCAGAACCTGGATGGCTCTCTTGATGCTGAGGTGATGAAGGACACTCCCAACCTTTAGAGACAGCAGGTCTTCCTACAACAGATGAAGAAACAGCATAAGACCTACAAACTacttgattcaggtgttttaaaGCGGAGAATGGAGTTTGAGTACTAGAGAAACATTCTTCTATTATCCAAACTTGTTAAAAGCTCCCAGCTCACCACTGTCATGTAGTGCAACATGCGTCCATCAACTCGGGCCTCATCGAAGTTGCTCTTGTATTGCGGGAGGCCGATGTCGTCCAGCCAtcctggaaaagaaaacaaaccatcaGTGCAGA
This region includes:
- the cyb5r3 gene encoding NADH-cytochrome b5 reductase 3 codes for the protein MLSYIIGLIRGGFDSIINLIFRLLFSKKRPAITLEDPSIKYAFRLIDKQIVSHDTRKLRFALPSPEHVLGLPIGQHIYLSAKINGQLVVRPYTPVSSDDDKGFVDLVVKIYFKNVHPKFPEGGKMSQYLESLKLGDTIDFRGPSGLLTYKGKGAFAIQADKKSPAVTKTAKQVGMIAGGTGITPMLQLITAIMKDPQDQTVCHLLFANQSEKDILLRDELDEIQANHPDRFKLWYTVDRAPENWEYSQGFINEDMVRERLPPPGDDTLILMCGPPPMIQFACNPNLDKVGHSHNRRFTF